In Macadamia integrifolia cultivar HAES 741 chromosome 1, SCU_Mint_v3, whole genome shotgun sequence, a single window of DNA contains:
- the LOC122084926 gene encoding probable serine/threonine-protein kinase PBL23, with protein MKQGFSMIVQAGEPLKWRTTGWWEMSCFPSCKSECKWIPLKKRSKEIKDGATLDSFFENITFNSGSTRERIAEEILKMGKGNIAAQTFTFRELSAATKNFKSECLLGKGGFGRVYKGLLESTNQAVAVKQLDRDGLQGTREFLVEVLMLGLLHHPNLVNLIGYCADGDQRILVYEYMPLGTLEDHLLDLPRDKKPLDWNTRMKIAAGAAKGLEYLHDMADPPVIYRDFKASNILLDEGFNPRLSDFGLAKLGPIGDKTYVSTRVMGTYGYCAPEYAMTGQLTKRSDMYSFGVVLLEIITGRRAIDLERSKSERNLITWARPLFRDRSKFELMADPLLEGKYPLKSLYQALAIAAMCLQDEASTRPLIGDVVTALEYLALPKSEDRSSKDNLSSSSIDIDSFRC; from the exons ATGAAACAGGGGTTTTCGATGATTGTTCAAGCCGGAGAGCCGTTGAAGTGGAGGACTACGGGGTGGTGGGAAATGAGTTGCTTTCCTTCTTGTAAGTCTGAATGCAAATGGATtccattgaagaagagaagcaagGAAATCAAAGATGGGGCTACATTAGACTCATTTTTCGAAAACATTACCTTTAATTCTG GTAGCACCAGGGAAAGGATAGCTGAAGAGATACTGAAAATGGGAAAAGGGAATATTGCTGCTCAAACCTTCACATTTCGGGAGTTGTCAGCTGCAACTAAAAACTTCAAATCCGAATGTCTACTGGGAAAAGGCGGCTTCGGGAGAGTGTACAAGGGACTGCTTGAGAGCACAAACcaa GCTGTGGCTGTTAAGCAACTTGACCGAGATGGATTGCAAGGAACCAGAGAATTCCTTGTGGAAGTTTTGATGCTGGGTCTTCTTCACCACCCAAACCTTGTGAATCTTATCGGCTATTGTGCAGATGGTGATCAAAGGATTTTAGTGTATGAATACATGCCACTGGGGACCCTAGAAGACCATCTTCTTG ATTTACCTCGAGATAAGAAACCTTTGGATTGGAATACTAGGATGAAAATTGCTGCAGGTGCAGCCAAAGGTCTTGAATACTTGCATGACATGGCTGACCCCCCAGTAATTTATCGTGATTTCAAAGCATCTAACATACTGTTGGACGAGGGTTTCAATCCAAGACTCTCTGATTTTGGGCTTGCCAAGCTGGGTCCAATTGGTGATAAAACCTATGTGTCTACAAGAGTAATGGGAACCTATGGCTATTGTGCACCTGAGTATGCAATGACAGGTCAGTTGACAAAAAGGTCCGACATGTACAGTTTTGGAGTCGTGTTACTGGAGATAATCACAGGAAGGAGAGCCATTGACCTTGAAAGATCTAAATCTGAAAGGAATCTTATTACTTGG GCAAGACCACTGTTCAGGGATAGGTCGAAATTTGAATTAATGGCTGACCCACTACTCGAGGGAAAGTACCCCTTAAAGAGTCTATACCAAGCTCTTGCGATTGCAGCAATGTGTCTCCAAGATGAAGCTAGTACCCGGCCTCTGATCGGTGATGTTGTAACTGCTCTTGAGTATCTAGCTTTACCAAAAAGTGAAGACAGAAGTAGTAAAGATAATCTGAGCTCATCTTCTATTGATATAGACAGTTTCAGATGCTAG